The window GACGCCCCAGCGCCCCGTATGAGTTGCAGATGATCGGCGAGATCCGACTCGGTCTTGCGAGTCTCGCTCATCGACGCGGTCGAACCACCCTCCGGGTTCATGCCGAATGCCGACGCAATCGCCTCCACAATGGTGGACTTGCCTGCGCCGTTCTCGCCGACCAGCACCGTGACCGGCGCCAGGTCGAAGCCCTCGTCCAAAATCTGCCGCACGGGAGCGAGTGTTGCCGGCCACGACGAACGGCGCATCGGCGCGAGGGGATGCTCCTCGATGCGACGCAACGGGGCACTATCGAAAATACGATCCACGCCAGTCGCTCAGTGCTCGTGAGGCGCAGCGGCTTTAAAGGCGAGCCGCCCATGCATGAAGGGCGCTCCCGTTCCGATCGCAGCGGCCACCCACACGGATTCTGCGACCTCGGCCTCCGTTGCCCCTGCCGTCACAGCGCTCTTGGTGTGCACCTCAATGCAATAGGAGCACTGCATCGAAACGGCCACGGCAACCGCCATGAGCTCACGGTATTTCTTGGGGATCTCCCGTCCCTCATCCGCGAACACCGCCCCGTTGAACTCCCCATAGGCCTTGAGCAGGTCCGGGCTCGCCGTCTTGTAGTTGCGCATGTACTCGCGGTCATCCGTGCTCATGGCTGCCTCTACTGCTCTGTCTCCGGGCGGCTGAGCAGTTCCTGCGCCCGGAGGGCCACAGCCGGCTGGACGACGATCTGATAGTTGGATGCGATGACCTGGTGGGTCGAGGTGAAGTCGCGGCGACTGCGGTTGAGCGAATACGACACGATGCCGAAGATCATGCCGAAACCAGCGCCGATGAGCAAGGCCGCGCCAACAAATGCAATCGCGGCGGGGTTGTCAGAAAACATGAACAGCAGCAGCCCGAAAAAGAGACCAAACCAAGCTCCGCTTGCGGCACCGGCTCCCGCCGCACGACCGTAGGTGAGTTTTCCCGTGACCCGCTCGACCGTCTTGAGGTCGTTGCCGACGATGGCCAGCTGATTCACAGGGAACTCTCGCTTAGCCAGTCGGTCGACTACCGCCTGTGCTTCGGGGTACGTGTCGTAGGTGCCGAGAATGTCTCCGTGAGGAATTGTCGGCACGGGTCGCGCGCGGCGCGAATAGGAGCTGGGGTTGGTCACCGGCTCATTCTTTCACCAGAAGGCTAGGGTTGTACCGTGAGCCCCACCAGAGTCTTTGTCGCGCGCCTAGCAGGGTGCTCTGTTTTCGACCCCGCTGGCGACAAGGTCGGCAGGGTGCGCGACGTTCTCGTTGTGTACCGCAGCACGCAGTCGCCCCGCGTCGTGGGATTCATCGTTGAGGTTCCCGGGCGCCGGCGCGTGTTCCTGTCCATTGGCAGAATCACCAGCATCGGATCAGGCCAGATCATCACGACCGGCCTCATCAACTTGAGGCGCTTTGAGCAGCGCGGCGGCGAAGTGCGCGTCATCGCCGAGATGCTCGGACGCAAGGTCACCCTCGCCGACGGCAGCAGCACCGCCATCATCGAAGACGTTGCCATCGAGGAGACGGGGCCCGGCGAGTGGGCCGTCAGCGAGCTGTTCTTGCGGCGCCCCAAGACGAGCGCATCTCCCTTCGCCAAGGGTCAGACGACGTTTGCCAAGTGGAACGATGTGCGCGAGAACGTCACGGCAGGCGAAGCACAGTCGGCCAGTCACCTGCTCGCAACCTACGAAGACCTGCTGCCTGCTGACCTTGCCAATGCCCTGCTCGACCTGCCGGAACAGCGCATGCTCGAGGTCGCCGAAGAACTGAGCGACGAACGGCTCGCCGACGTGCTGGAAGAAATGCCCGAGAGCGAGCAGGTCGGCATTCTCAACAAGCTTGACGATGACCGTGCCGCTACGGTTCTCGACCAGATGCAGCCGGATGATGCGGCCGACCTCATCGCTCAGCTCGATGAGGAGCGCGGCGAGGCCCTGCTTGACCTCATGCAGCCAGAAGAGGCAGAAGACGTGCGAATGCTTCTGCTCTTCGCGCCAGACACCGCGGGTGGCCTCATGACCACGGAGCCGATCATCGTGTCCTCCGACGCAACGGTCGCCGAGGGCCTTGCCCTCATCCGCCGCCACGAACTCGCACCCGCGCTGGGCGCGGCCATCTGCGTGACCCTGCCGCCCTACGAATCTCCGACCGGTCGATTTCTCGGCATGGTGCACTTTCAGCGCATGCTGCGCTACCCGCCAGGCGAGCGTCTCGGTACCCTGCTCGACCAGCAGCTGGAGCCGGTCAATGCCTCGGCATCGGCGGCGGAGGTCGCGCGGATCCTCGCCACCTACGACCTTGTTTCCGTTCCCGTTGTCGACGACAACCATCGCCTTGTAGGGGTGGTGACCATTGACGATGTTCTCGACTACCTGCTGCCAGACGACTGGCGAAGTCACGACGACGAACCGACACCTGCGCCGTTCGTAGCGGTAGAGACACGACCCCAGCCCATAATTCAGTCCGGAAGGAGGCCCGCCAATGGCTCGTCGCACTGAGGCAGACCTCGAATCCCCCAAAGGGCTAAGGCAAAAGTTCGTTCCCCGCTTCGGCAGAGGTCAGGGCCGAGACCGCATGGGTCGCTTCTCTGAGTCGTTCGCTCGAGCGATGGGCACACCCGCCTTCCTCGTGGGTATGACCGTGTTCTGCCTCGTCTGGATCGGCTACAACACGTGGGCACCCATAGAGCTGCAGTTCGACCCCCGCGCCCTCAACTACACACTGCTGACCCTCATCCTCTCGTTGCAGGCCAGCTATGCCGCTCCCATGATCCTGCTCGCCCAGAACCGTCAAGACGACCGAGACCGCGTGCAGATCGAGCAGGACCGCCAGCGGGCCGAACGCAACCTCAACGACACCGAATACCTCGCCCGCGAGGTTGTCGCACTTCGCCTCGCGATGAAGGACGTCGCCACCAAGGACTTCATCCGGGCAGAGCTGCGCTCGCTTCTTGAAGAACTGGACAGGGAGAAGGACTCCCCCGGGTCATCGCATGACGAGCGCTGACAAGATTCGCGCCGCGCTCGCCCACGTCACCGACCCTGAGATTCGTCGCCCCATTACCGAGCTGGACATGGTCGGCGATATCTCCGTCGACGGCGGCGTCGCCTCTGTCGTGATCAAACTTACGATCGTGGGATGCCCGGCCGCCGACCGCATCGAGCGCGATGTGCGCACGGCGGTCGAGGCTGTCGAAGGCGTCTCACAGGCGGAAATCGCCCTCACGGTCATGACTCCGGATGAGCGCCGCTCGCTTACATCGAGGCTCCAGGGTGGGCGGCGAGCAATGCCCTTCACCCCGGAGAGCCTCACGAGGGTGATCGCCGTGACCAGCGGCAAGGGCGGGGTAGGCAAGTCCACGCTCACCGCAAACCTTGCGGTCGCCATGACGCAGCTCGGGCTCAAGGTCGGGCTCATCGATGCCGATGTATTCGGATTCTCGATTCCCGGCCTTCTCGGAATCCCTACGGCCAAGCCCACACGGGTGGGCGATATGATCCTGCCGCCCATTGCCTACGGTGTGAAGACCATCTCCATCGGCATGTTTGTGGAGGGCTCCACCGCTGTTTCGTGGCGCGGCCCCATGCTCCACCGCACAATCGAGCAGTTTCTCACCGACGTCTATTTTGGCGACCTCGATGTCCTGCTGCTTGACCTGCCGCCCGGCACAGGAGACGTCGCCATCACGATCGGGCAGTTGCTGCCCCATGCTGAGGTTCTTGTCGTCACAACCCCCCAATCCGCCGCGGCTGAGGTCGCTGAGCGCAGCGGCCTCGTGGCCCGTCAGACTGGCCAGACCGTAATCGGCGTGATCGAGAACATGGCTGGCCTCGTTGCTCCCGACGGGAGCATCCTCGACATTTTCGGCTCAGGCGGCGGGGCAGAAGTCGCCAGCAGGCTCGACGTTCCCCTGCTCGCCTCCGTGCCGCTGAGCATCGCTGTGCGGCAGGGCGGCGATGCCGGCGCCCCCGTCGTCGTTGCCGACCCGATGGATGCCGCGGCGGCCGCCATCCTGGGCGTGGCTTCTGCGATCTCCCAGCGTGGGCGCGGACTCGCCGGCCGAAGTCTCGGCGTCAGCCCCGCCTAAAGCGAGCGTCTCCGAACGATCTCGGTGATCCAGATCGGGGCAAACGGCGACGTGCAGTTGGGCGGAGTGGGGTAGTCCTTGAGCACCTCAAGTCGCTCACCGATACTCATGGCGCGTGACCGCAGCTCAGGGTGGTTGATGCCGATCGTCGCGAGGCACTCATTCATCGCCCACTGCAGCCGATCTGGGGAATCCTTCATCTCTGCTTCTATCGTGTCGAGCAGCCCGGGCAGATCAAGACCGTCCGGCGATGTGGCGACGCGATCGCTCGTGAGCGCCCATCCCGCACTGGCGACAACCGCGTCCTCATCCACAAACCATGTCGTGCGAAGCTCCTCCACGGAGGGGCTCTTCTTGACGATGTAGTTCACGAGCCAGTCGTGCACCTTGGGCACTCTCGCCTCGCGCAGCATCCCGTCGAGTTCTGCCTCGCTGTAGTGCTTCGGCCTGCTGATCAGGATGGCCACCAGCCGAGCGGCTGTGTCGCCGGTCGCCCACAGTTCCCTCGCCAGATCTGGCTGAATCTTGAGTTTTTTGGCGACTTCTCTGAGCTTGGTGAGGTTGACGCCATGATCATCGCCGTGGCGCTCATTGACCGCCCGAATCTTGGAATCCTCCAGGGCAGCAAGGTCAGCGAGTACCTCGTTCACTGTGGCGCTCGATGCGTTCGCTGTGGCCACTTTTTACCCTCCAACTCGCGGGATGACAACATAGTCAGCATAGGCCGGGTCGCCAGCGAGAGAGCCGCCCGATTCCGCCAAGAATTCGAAGGGATCACTCGATCGGCGGCCCTAGGATGAGCCCATGCCAGGAGCTCTCATCACAGCCGAGGTCGCACGAGACCTAACCCGCGACATCCGCTCCACCCGCGGGCAGACCGTCGACGTTATCGCGCCGTTCACCGGCCAGGTGCTGCACTCGTTGCCACTGAGTTCTGTGCCGGATGTGGTGGAGGCCGCGTCCTCGGCCCGGCTTGCGCAGATCGCCTGGCAGCGTGCGGGCTTCGCTCACCGCCGCAGGGTGCTCATCAAGGCCCACGACCTGCTGCTGGAGCGCCGGCAGATGCTGCTCGATGCTGTGCAGTCCGAAACGGGCAAGACCAGAGGGCAAGCGTTCGAGGAGGTGTTCCAGGCGGCCAACGTGACGCGCTACTACGCGCTGGGGGCCGCGTCGATTCTCCGTCCTGGTGCCCGCAGGTCGGGCATTCCGGTTGTGCTTACCACGAAGGTCGACTACCGACCCAAGGGCGTTATCGGAGTAATCACCCCCTGGAACTTTCCCCTCAGCCTCTCAATCATGGATGTCATCCCTGCGCTTGCTGCCGGCAACGGCGTCGTGCAGAAGGCCGACAACCAGGGGGCGCTGAGCGTGCTCGCGTCGCGCCGAGCCTTCATCGACGCAGGAGTGCCAGAGGAGCTCTGGCAGGTCGTCACGGGGCCCGGCTCCGAAATCGGCACCGCCGTGACCGACGTCGCCGACTATGTGTGCTTCACCGGCTCGACCGCCACCGGCCGCACGGTTGCCATGCGAGCAGCAGAGCGGCTTGTGGGGGCGTCCCTCGAACTCGGGGGCAAGAACCCGCTCATCGTTCTCGACGATGTCGACCCCGAGAAGGCCGCGGCCGACGCCGTCTACGCCTGTTTCGCGTCGATGGGCCAGCTGTGTGTCTCGATCGAACGCATCATCGTGCAGCGCGGTGTCGCCGACGACTTCATCGCAGCGTTCGTACGCAGGGTCTCGGCACTCTCGATTGGCCCGGCATTCGACTACACGACCGATGCCGGATCACTCACGCTGCCATCGCAGCTCGAAACGACGCAACGGCACATCGCCGATGCCGTCGCCAAGGGAGCGACGGTACTCACCGGCGGCGCAGCCCTCCCCCATATCGGCCCTCTCTTCTTCGAGCCGACAGTGCTCGCCGACGTCACTCCAGAAATGGAGTGTTTCGCCACGGAAACCTTTGGCCCGGTCGTATCGGTCAGCATCGTCGACACCGATGAGGAGGCCATCGTTGCCGCCAACGACTCGGAATACGGACTCAATTCGGCAATTTTTGCTCGGTCGTTGACTCGTGCTCGCCGCATCGCCAGCGCCCTGGACAGCGGCAGCGTGAATATTAACGAGGGATACCGCGCCGCATTCTCTGCCGTCGACGCCCCCATGGGCGGCGCCAAGCAGTCAGGGCTCGGCCGACGCAATGGTCCAGAAGGCCTTCTGAGATTCGTAGAATCGCGCACCGTGGCGCGCAACACGGGAATCATGGCCCTCCCCCGCACGGGAGCGGAGTTCGCGCCTCTGGCGGGCGTCATGACCGCCCTACTCGTGACGCTGCGCACCATCCGCAGGCGCTAGCGGCGGCCTCCTAGGTCGCTTCTGAGTCGAAGGGCGCCGCGGCGCCTGCCTCTGCCAGTCCTAGGCGCTTCTGCGCTGCCGACTCCACCGGTCGAGAACGCGTCGGGGGCTTGACCGCAACCGGAGCCGCTGCTCCCTCGTCATCGAGCAACGCCTCGCGGATGATTCGGCGTGGGTCGTACTGGCGCGGGTCGAGCTTTTGCCAGTCAACGTCGTTGAACTCTGGGCCCATCTCGTCGCGCAGACGATCCTTGGCACCGCTGGCCATATTCTTGAGCGATTTAACCAGGCGAGCGAGTTGCGCAGCGTAGTGCGGCAGCTTTTCGGGGCCAAGCACGAAGACCGCGATGATCGCAATCAACAGCAGCTTCTCGAAAGTTAGGCCAGGCACTCGTTCAGAATAACGTGATCGCCTGGACTTGACCCGTATCCTTGGGTGAGCCCGTTTCGAGAGGGCAGGGAGCAAGCGTGTCAGAGAAAGATTCAAACTGGAGATTCGTCGACGAGGTCGTCGTCGAAAGCCCTGTCATTCAGCAGGCGCGGCAGCATTCCCTCGAGCTCGGAATTGAGCCGATCGCCCCATCGATCGGCGCTCAGATCGCGCTCATCGCGGCAGCGACCTCCGCAACGACCATGATCGAGATCGGCACGGGCGCTGGCGTCAGCGGTCTCTGGCTGATGCAGGGCGCCCCGGATGCGATCCTCACGTCGATCGACATCGAGCCAGATCATCAGCAGGTGGCCCGCAAGCACTTTGCCGACGCCGACATCCCCGCCAATCGCACCCGCCTCATCACGGGGCGTTCGAGAGATGTTCTGCCGCGCATGAACGAGCAGTCCTACGACATCGTTCTGATCGACGGCGATCCCAAGGCGGTCATCGAGAACGTCGAGCACGGGCTGCGCCTGGTTCGCCCCGGCGGCACTGTGCTGGTTCCTCACGCACTCTGGCACGATCGCGTCGCCGACCCCACCAAGCGAGACGACACGACGGCGAACTTCCGAGCCATCCTGAAGGAGACTTCGGAGTCCGCCGCCGTGCTGAGCGCTCTATCGCCTGCTGGCGACGGTTTGCTTCAGTTGACTCCGGTGCGGTCCTCTTAGACCTCACCAGAGGGTGTCAGTCGGGTCAGCTGACTGTGACGACTCCTGCGAGTGCGTCGTGGAGTTCCTTAGCCTCGGCGTCGTTCACCGACACAACGAGACGTCCTCCGCCTTCGAGGGGGACGCGCACGATGATGAGACGACCCTCCTTAACAGCCTCCATTGGTCCGTCTCCGGTCCTCGGTTTCATGGCCGCCATGAATAGTCCCCTTTCGTGGATGTCTTCCTATTATTCCGTAAGTGAGTCATATGCGGAAAACGAGCGATATCGTGGCGCGCCCAAGAAGGGGTCAGACGGCCCCGGCAAGCCAGCGACGAAGGCCGGTTTCGCAGCCCGTGATCTGCTCAAGAGCAACGCGCTCATCGTCGGCATGAGCCTTCAGAGGGTCGCCGGGCCCATAGTTGACAGCGGGGACTCCCAACGCTGAGAAGCGGGCAACATCGGTCCAGCCGTACTTGGGATGGGCGGATGCTCCCACCGCGGCGAGGAACTCCTGCGACAGCGGGGAGTCGAGCCCAGGGCGTGCCCCTTCGGCGCGGTCGACGACCGTGATGTCGAATCCCTCGAACACCTCGCGAAGGTGTTGCTCCGCCTCGTCGGCCGAGCGGCTGGGCGCAAAACGGTAGTTGATGTGAACCATGCACTCGTCGGGGATCACATTGCCGGCGATACCGCCGGAAATCCCCACGGCGTTGAGCCCCTCGCGGTAAACAAGACCCTCGACCTCGACCTCCCGCGGCACGTAGTCCACGAGACGATTGAGGATCGGGGTGGCGGCGTGAATCGCATTCTTGCCCACCCAGGCTCGCGCGGAGTGCGCGCGCAGACCAAAGGTGCGCACCTCGATGCGCATGTTGCCGTTGCACCCACCCTCAACCTCAGATCGGGTGGGCTCGCCCAGAATGGCGAAGTCGCCTTTCAGCAGCTCTGGATGGGTCAGAGCCAGCCTGCCCAGCCCGTTGAGGTCATCCGAAACCTCTTCGTGGTCGTACCAAATCCAGGTGATGTCAATGCTCGGGTTCGTGAGCTCAGCGGCGAGCTTGACCTGCACCGCAACCCCGGCCTTCATGTCAACGGTGCCCCTGCCCCACAGGTAGTCAACACCGTCGATCGTCTCGAAGCGAGTCGGCAGATTGTCGTTGATGGGAACCGTGTCGATATGACCCGCGATCACCACACGGCGATCACGACCGAGGTTGGTTCTCGCGACTACGGCGTCCCCGAGCCGCAACACCTCAAGGTGTTCCAAACCGGCGAGCGAGTGCTCGATCGCGTCGGCAATCGCCTTCTCGTTACCCGAGACAGACGGGATATCGCACAGCTGCCGAGTGATCTCGATCGAGCCTGCCGACAGATCCAAGAGAGGGGCCGTGCTAGCGGGGGAAGACATCTCCTCATCCTATTCGCCAGTAATCTTGAGGTATGACTTCTGCTGCCTGGGGCTACGGCCTCGCCACCATCTCCGGCGACGGAACGGTGCTCGACACTTGGTTCCCCTCCCCCTCGCTCGGCGCCCGACCGAGTTCAATCGACCCCCACATTGCACCGACTGAGTTCGAAGAGCTGCGTCGCGTCGATGAGCGCCGCAATGTGCGCGTCGAGTTCGTCACCGTCGAGATCGATCTCGACGCTGCGCCCGCCTCGACCCAGGACGCGTACCTGCGCCTGCACCTGCTCAGCCACCTCCTCGTCGCCCCCAACACGATCAACCTCGACGGCATCTTCGGCGTGCTGCCCGCCGTCGTGTGGACCAACGCTGGCCCCGTGCATCCGGATGACTTCGCTCGCCTGCGTCCGACGCTGCAGCGCCACGGGATCAGCGCTCACAGCGTCGACAAATTCCCCCGCCTCGTCGACTATGTCTCCCCCGCCGGCGTGCGCATCGCCGATGCCAACCGCGTCCGCCTTGGTGCCCACCTGGCACCCGGCACCACGGTCATGCACGAGGGCTTCGTGAACTTTAATGCGGGCACTCTCGGCTCGTCCATGGTCGAGGGCCGCATCTCTCAGGGTGTTGTCGTGGGAGACGGCTCCGACATCGGCGGCGGCGCATCCATCATGGGCACGCTCAGCGGCGGCGGCACAGAGCGCATCTCCGTAGGCCAGCGCGCCCTCTTGGGCGCCAACTCTGGCATCGGCATCTCGGTCGGCGACGACAGCGTGATCGAAGCCGGCCTCTACGTGACCGCGGGCACCAAGGTGCTGGTGCTCGATGGCAGCGAGGGCGGCACGACCATGAAGGCCGTAGAGCTCTCTGGCGTGCCCAACCTGCTCTTTCGTCGCAACTCGGCAACCGGTGCCGTTGAGGTCATCCCCCGCAGCGGGACCGGCATCGAACTCAACGCGGCTCTGCACGCCTAGAGGGTTCGGGATGCACGCCCGGTCTCGGGGGGCTCGACCGGGCGTGCTCTCCGCACTTCTGCGGAGCGCCACAGCGAAGGGGAACGCTGCGCACTGACTCGATCCGACTGACTACCCAGTTGCCGACCGCAGGCTTTTGCACCGCGCACGCGCGCGGCACGGCAATTCTGTCAGCGGGCCCAATAAAGGGAAACACGAACAGCTCGGATGTAACCCGGATTGGGGCGGACCTTTGGTTCCCCATCGCGCCACCCAGCATGACGAAGAAATGCCCCAGTTCGAGTGAACTGGGGCATTTCTGCTGCGGCTGAGCTAACTATCGCTCGGTCGGCCAATCACGCTGCGGCTCACCGATGTAGAGCTGCTGCGGGCGACCAATCTTGGTCTTGGGGTCAGAGTTTGACTCGCGCCACTGTGCGATCCATCCCGGCAACCGGCCAATGGCAAAGAGCACGGTGAACATGCGCGTCGGAAAGCCCATGGCCTTGTAGATGACACCCGTGTAGAAGTCCACGTTGGGGTAGAGCTTGCGCTCGATGAAGTAGTCATCGGCCAGGGCCACTGCCTCAAGCTCCATCGCAATGTCGAGCAGCTCGTCCTTGATGCCGAGCGCAGCGAGAACCTCGTGGGCGCTCTCCTTGACGAGACGGGCCCGCGGGTCGAAGTTCTTGTAGACGCGGTGCCCGAAACCCATAAGACGGATGCCGTCTTCTTTGTTCTTGACCCGCTGAACGAACTTCTCGACGCCCTCGCCAGACTCCTTGATCTGCTCGAGCATCGTGAGCACGGCCTCGTTGGCTCCACCGTGAAGCGGGCCGTAGAGAGCGTTAATGCCGGCGGAAACCGAGGCGAACAGGTTGGCTTCTGTAGATCCGACGAGGCGCACGGTCGACGTGGACGCGTTCTGCTCGTGGTCTTCGTGGAGGATCAGCAGACGCTCGAGTGCGGTCGCGAGAACCGGGTTGACCTCGTAGGGCTCCGCCATATTGCCGAAGTTCATCTTGAGGAAGTTCTCGACGAAGCTCAGGCTGTTGTCGGGATAGAGGAACGCCTGGCCGAGGCTCTTCTTGTGGGCATAAGCCGCGATCGTCGGCAGCTTGGCCAGAAGGCGAATCGTGGAGATCTCGACCTGCTCGGGGTCGTGAACATCCAAGGAGTCCTGGTAGTACGTCGAGAGAGCCGACACGGCGCTCGACAGCACCGACATCGGATGCGCGTTGTGCGGGAGAGCGTCGAAGAATCGCTTGAGGTCTTCGTGCAGCAGCGTGTGCCGCCGAATCTTCTCCTCGAACTCCTCGAGTTCTGAAGCGCTCGGAAGCTCTCCATAAATCAGGAGCCAGGCGGTCTCGAGGTACGTGGAATTCTTGGCGACATCCTCGATCGAGTACCCGCGGTAGCGCAAGATTCCCTGATCACCATCGATGTAGGTGATCTCGCTCTTCGTCGAAGCGGTGTTGACAAAACCCTGGTCGAGGGTTGTGTATCCCGTTTGTTTGGTGAGCGTTGAGATGTCGATGCTGTTAGCACCATCGACACTCGTGAGGATAGGGAATTCGGCAGTGCCTCCGGGGTAGTGGAGCGTGGCCTTGTCGGCGTCGTTGATGGCAGCGTCGTTCACACATACAGCCTAGAGGGGGTTTGTGGCTCCAGTCGCACCCACCAAAGGAAAATGCCTTTGCTTGGGCATCTTCTCTAAAATTCGGCCGTTTTTTATGCGGCGGGGCCCTGAGGCGGGAGCGCGGCGACGAGGGGGTGATCCTTGTGAATCACTCCGACCTTGGCAGCACCGCCGGGCGAGCCGAGGTCGTCGAAGAACTCCACATTGGCCTTGTAGTAGTCGGCCCACACCTCGGGGGTGTCGTCTTCGTAGTAGATCGCCTCAACGGG is drawn from Salinibacterium hongtaonis and contains these coding sequences:
- a CDS encoding carboxymuconolactone decarboxylase family protein, translated to MSTDDREYMRNYKTASPDLLKAYGEFNGAVFADEGREIPKKYRELMAVAVAVSMQCSYCIEVHTKSAVTAGATEAEVAESVWVAAAIGTGAPFMHGRLAFKAAAPHEH
- a CDS encoding magnesium transporter MgtE N-terminal domain-containing protein, with translation MSPTRVFVARLAGCSVFDPAGDKVGRVRDVLVVYRSTQSPRVVGFIVEVPGRRRVFLSIGRITSIGSGQIITTGLINLRRFEQRGGEVRVIAEMLGRKVTLADGSSTAIIEDVAIEETGPGEWAVSELFLRRPKTSASPFAKGQTTFAKWNDVRENVTAGEAQSASHLLATYEDLLPADLANALLDLPEQRMLEVAEELSDERLADVLEEMPESEQVGILNKLDDDRAATVLDQMQPDDAADLIAQLDEERGEALLDLMQPEEAEDVRMLLLFAPDTAGGLMTTEPIIVSSDATVAEGLALIRRHELAPALGAAICVTLPPYESPTGRFLGMVHFQRMLRYPPGERLGTLLDQQLEPVNASASAAEVARILATYDLVSVPVVDDNHRLVGVVTIDDVLDYLLPDDWRSHDDEPTPAPFVAVETRPQPIIQSGRRPANGSSH
- a CDS encoding DUF1003 domain-containing protein, whose product is MARRTEADLESPKGLRQKFVPRFGRGQGRDRMGRFSESFARAMGTPAFLVGMTVFCLVWIGYNTWAPIELQFDPRALNYTLLTLILSLQASYAAPMILLAQNRQDDRDRVQIEQDRQRAERNLNDTEYLAREVVALRLAMKDVATKDFIRAELRSLLEELDREKDSPGSSHDER
- a CDS encoding general stress protein; the encoded protein is MTNPSSYSRRARPVPTIPHGDILGTYDTYPEAQAVVDRLAKREFPVNQLAIVGNDLKTVERVTGKLTYGRAAGAGAASGAWFGLFFGLLLFMFSDNPAAIAFVGAALLIGAGFGMIFGIVSYSLNRSRRDFTSTHQVIASNYQIVVQPAVALRAQELLSRPETEQ
- a CDS encoding DUF3117 domain-containing protein, translating into MAAMKPRTGDGPMEAVKEGRLIIVRVPLEGGGRLVVSVNDAEAKELHDALAGVVTVS
- a CDS encoding Mrp/NBP35 family ATP-binding protein, producing the protein MTSADKIRAALAHVTDPEIRRPITELDMVGDISVDGGVASVVIKLTIVGCPAADRIERDVRTAVEAVEGVSQAEIALTVMTPDERRSLTSRLQGGRRAMPFTPESLTRVIAVTSGKGGVGKSTLTANLAVAMTQLGLKVGLIDADVFGFSIPGLLGIPTAKPTRVGDMILPPIAYGVKTISIGMFVEGSTAVSWRGPMLHRTIEQFLTDVYFGDLDVLLLDLPPGTGDVAITIGQLLPHAEVLVVTTPQSAAAEVAERSGLVARQTGQTVIGVIENMAGLVAPDGSILDIFGSGGGAEVASRLDVPLLASVPLSIAVRQGGDAGAPVVVADPMDAAAAAILGVASAISQRGRGLAGRSLGVSPA
- the dapE gene encoding succinyl-diaminopimelate desuccinylase, with the protein product MSSPASTAPLLDLSAGSIEITRQLCDIPSVSGNEKAIADAIEHSLAGLEHLEVLRLGDAVVARTNLGRDRRVVIAGHIDTVPINDNLPTRFETIDGVDYLWGRGTVDMKAGVAVQVKLAAELTNPSIDITWIWYDHEEVSDDLNGLGRLALTHPELLKGDFAILGEPTRSEVEGGCNGNMRIEVRTFGLRAHSARAWVGKNAIHAATPILNRLVDYVPREVEVEGLVYREGLNAVGISGGIAGNVIPDECMVHINYRFAPSRSADEAEQHLREVFEGFDITVVDRAEGARPGLDSPLSQEFLAAVGASAHPKYGWTDVARFSALGVPAVNYGPGDPLKAHADDERVALEQITGCETGLRRWLAGAV
- the dapD gene encoding 2,3,4,5-tetrahydropyridine-2,6-dicarboxylate N-succinyltransferase, which translates into the protein MTSAAWGYGLATISGDGTVLDTWFPSPSLGARPSSIDPHIAPTEFEELRRVDERRNVRVEFVTVEIDLDAAPASTQDAYLRLHLLSHLLVAPNTINLDGIFGVLPAVVWTNAGPVHPDDFARLRPTLQRHGISAHSVDKFPRLVDYVSPAGVRIADANRVRLGAHLAPGTTVMHEGFVNFNAGTLGSSMVEGRISQGVVVGDGSDIGGGASIMGTLSGGGTERISVGQRALLGANSGIGISVGDDSVIEAGLYVTAGTKVLVLDGSEGGTTMKAVELSGVPNLLFRRNSATGAVEVIPRSGTGIELNAALHA
- a CDS encoding succinic semialdehyde dehydrogenase — protein: MPGALITAEVARDLTRDIRSTRGQTVDVIAPFTGQVLHSLPLSSVPDVVEAASSARLAQIAWQRAGFAHRRRVLIKAHDLLLERRQMLLDAVQSETGKTRGQAFEEVFQAANVTRYYALGAASILRPGARRSGIPVVLTTKVDYRPKGVIGVITPWNFPLSLSIMDVIPALAAGNGVVQKADNQGALSVLASRRAFIDAGVPEELWQVVTGPGSEIGTAVTDVADYVCFTGSTATGRTVAMRAAERLVGASLELGGKNPLIVLDDVDPEKAAADAVYACFASMGQLCVSIERIIVQRGVADDFIAAFVRRVSALSIGPAFDYTTDAGSLTLPSQLETTQRHIADAVAKGATVLTGGAALPHIGPLFFEPTVLADVTPEMECFATETFGPVVSVSIVDTDEEAIVAANDSEYGLNSAIFARSLTRARRIASALDSGSVNINEGYRAAFSAVDAPMGGAKQSGLGRRNGPEGLLRFVESRTVARNTGIMALPRTGAEFAPLAGVMTALLVTLRTIRRR
- a CDS encoding DNA alkylation repair protein; this encodes MATANASSATVNEVLADLAALEDSKIRAVNERHGDDHGVNLTKLREVAKKLKIQPDLARELWATGDTAARLVAILISRPKHYSEAELDGMLREARVPKVHDWLVNYIVKKSPSVEELRTTWFVDEDAVVASAGWALTSDRVATSPDGLDLPGLLDTIEAEMKDSPDRLQWAMNECLATIGINHPELRSRAMSIGERLEVLKDYPTPPNCTSPFAPIWITEIVRRRSL
- a CDS encoding O-methyltransferase — protein: MSEKDSNWRFVDEVVVESPVIQQARQHSLELGIEPIAPSIGAQIALIAAATSATTMIEIGTGAGVSGLWLMQGAPDAILTSIDIEPDHQQVARKHFADADIPANRTRLITGRSRDVLPRMNEQSYDIVLIDGDPKAVIENVEHGLRLVRPGGTVLVPHALWHDRVADPTKRDDTTANFRAILKETSESAAVLSALSPAGDGLLQLTPVRSS
- a CDS encoding Sec-independent protein translocase TatB, encoding MPGLTFEKLLLIAIIAVFVLGPEKLPHYAAQLARLVKSLKNMASGAKDRLRDEMGPEFNDVDWQKLDPRQYDPRRIIREALLDDEGAAAPVAVKPPTRSRPVESAAQKRLGLAEAGAAAPFDSEAT